Within Salvia splendens isolate huo1 chromosome 21, SspV2, whole genome shotgun sequence, the genomic segment TTGAATTCTTCTGCAGCCGCCCTCACCTGTTGCAGTTGAATGGCCTCTCGAGAGAGACTCGTCAACTGATTCCCCCGTTACAATCAGGAACCATGAAGCTCTGTCCGACCAAGGTTGTCTCGTTGTAATTTTTTTCACTTTCATGTATCTGCATCAGATTTAGACCTAAATTTATACAACAAATTCGGTAACTGCAGCTTTAGCTGAGGAGGGTAGGCTCTTTGTCGGTGTAAAGGCAACGGAACATATAAACGAGGTACCTTGTAATCATGCTACGTATTGATTTACGCAGTCCTCATAGTGTTTGAACAATGAATGCAGGAGGAGGTCTCGCAGACGGTTATTTCCACCTGTTGTCAAGCTTCTCGAAATGAACCTCCTATCGAATTTCCTAGCACGGTCGAACGGGTTTTGGATATAGGCTCATTCATGACTAGCATTGATTTTCACCCTGTTCATGAGGCTCTGTTATTAGGTTGACAacttaaatttggtaatttttccCGTGATGTTACGTTCTAATCACTCGTGCTGCTGCTGAATCTATTCTTGTAGTCGGGAAATTATCTGGAGATGTGGAAATCTGGGACGTTGCTGCTTACGACAAGCTGTTCAGAAGAGAATTTGTGGTCAAGTCGTTAATGGTAAACATCATCTTTTTTCTCTCCTAATCCCGGCTTACTCGCTTGAGTAGATAGATTGTGAACAAAATTGTGTGTGATCAGGAGAAAATGGATAAAAATCACAGCATCTCCGTTAATCGTGTACTGTGGAGCCTTGATGGTTCTCTATTTGGTAAGCTCGAAAATTATATTTCCCCGAGCTAGTCAAAACGGTTAACTTAGAACAAAGTTTATCGATGACAGGGGTTGCATATTCGAAAAACGAGCTACATTTGTATGATAAAAATGGCAATTGCTTTGAGAAGAAATTAGAGGTATAGCTTCTGTTACTAATCATCCACGTGTTATGTTACATATACGCATTAGCGTCTCTAATTTAtctaacttttttctctccagATCGACGCACATATTGGCAGTGTGAATGATCTAGCATTCTCTAAAGCAGATAAAATACTTGTCGTCGTAAGTTGTGGTGATGACAAGTTGATTAAGGTAATTTACGCAGCTATAAAGCTATTATGACGATTGACCTTTAACAATcttcgattttttttatgtttctcTAAGGTTTGGGGTGCGGCAACTGGCGCTAAACTCTATACCTTTGAGGGCCACGAGGATCCCGTGTACTCGCTATGCCCTGGTTTGAAGAGAAATATCCATGTGAGAGTATACTCCTTATTACGTTGACCTTTTTTTACTCGTGCAAACGAGTGTGTTAATGCTCATCGTCTTTTTGTAATAAACAGTTCCTGTCTTCCATTTCCATAAGTGGAGAGATAAAAGTATGGTTGTTCGATAATGAAGGATCGAGAGTGACTTATTGTGCTCCCGATTCCTGTCGTACAAGAATGGCTTATGGCAATAAAAGGTGAATGATTGACCGGAGAACGTGTCTGTTCACATTAGTTGTGTATCTATGCTctgatttgtttaaatttttagggTGTTTTTGTGTGGGACGGAGGAAAACGGAGAATCCTACGTTGTTGAATGGAATGAGAATGAAGGGAATATTGTTAGGAATTACCAGTTACTAAGCAAACGCTCTTCGGCTGTGGTTCAATTCAATACCTGCCTCAACCGGTTTCTGGCAGCTGGAGACGAGCATGTGATCAAAATCTGGGATATGGACTGCGACGAACTTTTAGCCGTCATTGATGCTGATGGTGGTTTGCAAGTAGGTTTCTTACACTTTGATGTCTTGAATCATTTTAAAGCTACTGCTAGACTTAATCGGGGTGTTTTGTTAGGCGAGGCCATATATTTGCTTCAGTAAGAAAGGGAATCTATTGGCTGTTTCTGCTGTTGATAGTCGAATCAAGATCTTGGCAAATGATTCCGGCCGTCGTTTTCTGCAAGAAGCCGCCTTCGATTTTGGTGATTCTGCTAAATGTCTAACAGAACCCTTCAGCAATGTCAGTTTCTAACAGAATCCTTTGTTAGTTTGTTTCGTGGCAACGAATTCTCTTCTAAATGCTCGTTCTCGTTCGTTTATTGTTCGCAGCTTTCTGTAGGTTCGCCGCCTTTCCCATGTCAAGGAGGTGCAGGAGGTACATCTTCGAACAATGTGGAGGCAACGAACGTTTCTAAAATCGTTGAAGTTACTCGCTGCCAATCCATGCTACTCACTTCTGAAGTCAAGACTAATCTGGTGTGTTTCACAGAGATGCCACTCTCGTATCACTGATTTCTCGTGATTTTAGTAACGTTTGATGGCTGCAGATACGGAGATTGGTGTACACGCACACGGGTAATGGCATTCTCGCATTAGCAGAAGACGGCACTCATCTACTGTGGAGATGGGCGAAGAGTGGCGAGGCAACGATGAAATGTGCCCCTCGGTTATGGCAGCCGAGGAGCGGATTGTTAATGACCAACGACCTTCCTGACAAGAGCAGGGATGTGGTCACGCCGTGCCTTTCGCTGTCGAAGAACGACTCTTATTTAATATCTTCGTCGGGGAGGATGATTAGTTTGTACAACTTGCTGGGATTCAAGGTAATACTACTAGTTGAGCGCGTATCGTTTCTAAACGACTCATCTTTGTTCGTCTCTTGTGATGTGAATTGCAGAACATGAGGAGTGTGATGCCATCACCGCCGGCTGCAACGTGCCTCTTGTTCTATCCACCGGACAACAACATAATAGCTATAGGCATGGATGACTCCACGATTCTCATCTACAATATACGCGTTGATGAGGTATTGCATCCCGCGCCAACGTCTACAAGTGCCACGAGAAACGTGCATTTCTTGATTTTCTTTGGTTTTGCAGCGGATAAGCAAGCTCGAGGGGCATTCCAAACGAATCAGCGGATTGGCTTTCTCGACCAATCTAAATGTGCTCGTTTCTTGTGGGGTCGATACTCAGGTTAGTCCTCTCTACACCTCCTCGTGCACAGAGGTGCGTGCGCGTTTTCTTGAAATGTTTTATTGCTTTCAGATTGTGCTGTGGGACTCTATCACATGGGAGAAGAAGAAAAGTACGGTGCTGCAGATCTCGGTCGGCTGGCTGGCATCGGACTTGTCAGAGACGAACGTCGAACTAGACAAGGATCAGCAGCACTTTCTGGCAGTGCACGAGACTCAGCTCGCCATATATGAAACTGCAACACTAAGACGTGTGAAGCAGGTTTTCTATACCTATacacttcatcttcatcttcatcttcatcttcatcttcatcttcatcttcgtatatatacataaaaaccTCAAGATGATGATCTGGTTCTTGAAAAATCAGTGGACGATCGCCAACTTCTGCACTCACATATCCCACGCGACCTACTCTTGTGATAGCCGGGTGGTGTATGCTGCCATGAGAGACGGGATCCTCTTGATACTCGGTGCAGGAGACCTCGCCCCACGCCTTGAGATAGATCCGTCTTCGTACCTTCCGCCCCATCTAAGGTAACTCGGGACAACTTCCTAGCACCATTCAAGAATCTTGATCAATGTTTAACTCTCTTTTGTTGTGGGAATGTAGCTGTTACGTGGATCCGGTTGTTGTTGCGGCTCATCCACATAAACCGGAGCAATTCGCTTTGGGATTGTCGAATGGGGGAGTGGTCGTTATCGAACCCGAAGAGTCTCAAGGGCAATGGACCATCAAGAACCACCTTGAATCTTGAATCTTCTCAAGGCCAATGGAGTATATCAGTTTTGATGTTTTCTATTAAACCTACAAAGACGGATTTTCTTATTTAATCATATTGACTACAgtgtatcattttttttattttgaagcaATATATTAATAAGTACTAAAGTAACTTCTTGATATGATGGAATGGAACGAGGAGAAAAtggaatgataatttcattacaTTCTTGTGCTTGGTAAGCACAAGGAATAAAAATGGAATTGAATTGTTATTCCTTGATTGATTCAATTCTTATATTTGGTAACTACAAATAATAtaggaatggaatggaatgaaatatgaataattcATTTGTtgattttactaaaaaaaattattcaaaaaatttTTTGCCAAATATTTTTCTTGTGTGCATATGCGGTGCCGTGTGTGTGCATTTGTGGTGGTAGTGcatatttttcttatgtgtGCATGTGTGTGGTGTGTTATGTGGGCTTGTGTGCAGTTattaaaaattctaaattttagttttattataaatttgagATGATATTAAATTTTGGGATGGTACTATATAAGATAATATATTATACAATTTTATTAACatttaaaataagaagaaaggTGAATGAAATGGTCATTCCTTAGCTAAATGGAAGGAATTGCTATTCTCATGTTGAATAGAATGGTGATTCCAAGTGGatagtattaaatatattaagtgAAGAGATAATAGAGTAggaaatagagaataaagtagttaAATAGGGAAACGACTCTATTATGATGGAACGTCCCGTAGTGGAAAAATAACTCTACTGCTataaaacggagggagtaattgagAGACAATTGTGAATTTTGAAAACTTCGTGATTTGATTAAACAATTACTTTAGTTGATGCCTATTTCAAATTTGTAACTGGGCTTAAGGCCCAAATGTCTCAACATTGACATATTACTACATTTTATAGAGCAAAATAGCTAATTAGTCGTCTCCTAAGCCAAACTGTCAGTTTATATGCTAAATCTCTGATTTCTAAATCTCAGTGAAAAAAGATTTCAACTTTATTATGCCCTTTTCTCCTATAATTTATTAACATTAAATAAAGCATTATATTTGAGATTTTTGGCCCAGAATTATTTAATTTCGGTCAAATAAATCTTGATTCCGTCAATACAGCTCATCTCTGCTAAAATAACCCCCTTTTCTGGGTCAAAAATCTCATCTTTATCGATTTGGAGGGAGCCCTTTTCACTCCTGAGGTGAGTGCGATTTCCTTTCTTGATCCTTTTATTTGGGTTTATGCTTGCTGTGAATCCCATTTCCTATTCTTTTtcgttttttaattaattgtgtttATGAAGCAAGAAAATGGCTTGATTCAGTTTCCAATTTGGTGATGTTTAATGTTGAATGTGGGTTTCTGCTTTGATAGATAGATAGTCAACCAAGTTAATCGGTtttgaagtagattttctccaAATCAATCAAATGCTAATGAAAAAATTGATGTAATGTTATTTCCTATTATGTGCAATTTTGATCCAGTCATAATCTtgaattttctttctttcttgctGTAAATCAAATGTTATCTCTGGTTTGTATTTTGTTGAAattcattttcaaaatttgagcATTCCTATGATCTGATGTTAAGTGGAGTTAACATAAATGGGGGTATTTTCTATTTTGTTGAAATTCTTATGAAAATTTTGTTGTAGGagggcttcttcttcatcctcTTCTATTGATTTTCAAGAAAGAGttgagagagaatgaagatggcGTATCTACCTAAGCGCTACACCATTGTCATCCTCACCTTCATCTGCACCTGTGTCTGCTACATCGAACGAGTCGGCTTCTCCATCGCCTACACCGCTGCTGCTGATGCTGCCGG encodes:
- the LOC121784964 gene encoding topless-related protein 4-like encodes the protein MSSLCKDLMFLIMQFCDEENLKKTAHMLEQESGYFFNMKYFEELVLDGNWDKAEKYLSSFTVVEDNKYSTKIYFEIRKQKYLEALDKHEFSIALDILKKDLKVFAQSNEELYKEMAQLLALDDLSRENDSLALYGDALTARKGLLGDLRSVIEANPLLQGKTRFPQIKKSRLRRLINQSLNWQHVLCTRPHSQPHIDTLFTDHKCPGSDNMQAQLCSLPPSPVAVEWPLERDSSTDSPVTIRNHEALSDQALAEEGRLFVGVKATEHINEEEVSQTVISTCCQASRNEPPIEFPSTVERVLDIGSFMTSIDFHPVHEALLLVGKLSGDVEIWDVAAYDKLFRREFVVKSLMEKMDKNHSISVNRVLWSLDGSLFGVAYSKNELHLYDKNGNCFEKKLEIDAHIGSVNDLAFSKADKILVVVSCGDDKLIKVWGAATGAKLYTFEGHEDPVYSLCPGLKRNIHFLSSISISGEIKVWLFDNEGSRVTYCAPDSCRTRMAYGNKRVFLCGTEENGESYVVEWNENEGNIVRNYQLLSKRSSAVVQFNTCLNRFLAAGDEHVIKIWDMDCDELLAVIDADGGLQARPYICFSKKGNLLAVSAVDSRIKILANDSGRRFLQEAAFDFGDSAKCLTEPFSNLSVGSPPFPCQGGAGGTSSNNVEATNVSKIVEVTRCQSMLLTSEVKTNLIRRLVYTHTGNGILALAEDGTHLLWRWAKSGEATMKCAPRLWQPRSGLLMTNDLPDKSRDVVTPCLSLSKNDSYLISSSGRMISLYNLLGFKNMRSVMPSPPAATCLLFYPPDNNIIAIGMDDSTILIYNIRVDERISKLEGHSKRISGLAFSTNLNVLVSCGVDTQIVLWDSITWEKKKSTVLQISVGWLASDLSETNVELDKDQQHFLAVHETQLAIYETATLRRVKQWTIANFCTHISHATYSCDSRVVYAAMRDGILLILGAGDLAPRLEIDPSSYLPPHLSCYVDPVVVAAHPHKPEQFALGLSNGGVVVIEPEESQGQWTIKNHLES